In Gossypium hirsutum isolate 1008001.06 chromosome A10, Gossypium_hirsutum_v2.1, whole genome shotgun sequence, the DNA window ttcaatttatggaACCATGTAAAATCTAAAAGAGACttgatgaaattgttatttattcaTCTCAAAAGTAAGgctatatatacacatttaaatGGCTTAAAAGAGGAAAGAAATTAATCAGAAAATTCGCTATCATTTCCCTAGAATTAACCCTGATATCATGCATAAGATTTGTGTCTAATAATCTGTAACCAGCCTGTAACATTGCAAGATATAGAGATGTATTACCATGATAATTCGCAATAAGTAAAGCTGGGAAATCTAGATTATAAAGTGAAACTTGCCTCTGCCCTATGTCCCATATGAGATGCCCATGTTCTCATTTTAATCAAGGTCTAAAATTATAACGAATTCTAATTAAGAAGAACAAGGAACATGGTGTTAACGAAATTCCATgaacaaaatttatgaaaatgcaTGATTACCGATTATCATCTGCAAACAGTTGAGTTGAACAATGTTGCAGGTTTCACCAAGCTTCAATTGAACTAAGCTGTGAAATCAATAGTTGCAGTTCCTAACACATAAGATTGTTTGAGCTATTTTAGCTAGAAAAAACCAGAATGACATTAGTACAATAGATGAGGACCTTATTGAGGTAGAAACCTTTAAGTACGTCCCTAGTCCTCGTAATGGTGGCAGCATCCTACAAAAAAATACACATCATAAAGTAATTGTACATGAGATGTCTAGTCTCATTGATCATATGCACCCAATTTGGTTATGAATTGTTTGCATGCTTCTCAGTGTACCATAATCTGATATAAGATAGACTTGGTAAAGTCATGGCTGTACAGATCTTGTATGCATTCAAGTAGGCATGCACATACTTCAACAATGCATGTAATGCAGGACAGAGATGACAGTCATGAAAGCAAGGGTCCAGGAACCACTCTCCaacttttcaatttgatttgatatTGCCAGAGACCAGCCAACCAAAGTCTGTATTTTTCTAATTGTTTCTCTCTAACAATCACTGGCCGATTACTTGCTACTAGTATTGATGAGGAGATCCTGGATGTTTCGTGCATTATTCATCTAAATTATCTATCTCTACACATTCCTCCTATGAAAACCAAAACAATCTGACATCAAACAAGCTCTTCAAAGCGAGAAAAAAATGAAGGTAAGTAGTCTCCAATTCATTAGATTCTTACAGTAGCATAAATGTTAAAGTCCTGCTAAGTTCCCCTCTTACTGTTGTTGCTGCAGTTTCTAGGATGGACGTGGCATAAGTTACAGCAAAGTAATATTGAGCCTTTCAAGGATTTCAGAATTGGTATTCCGACTTCTTTCATTCACAAAGCAATCCTGGAGGCATGAAAATCATCACTAGATTGGATCAGCATAGCTGAATATGGATAATCAGTTGACTTGCCCAACACGAACTAAGGCATTAGTCATTAGAATCCCTCGCAGagttatatatagatataaaacAGATAGATTATAAACCTAAAACATAGGGTAAAATATAGGCTCCTTACACTACTGTTGAAACTAGGTGGTGACGGCCACATAGCTAAGAGTCAGAACTCGGTATCATTTTTCCTCTAAAGATTTTCTAATGTAGTAGCCACCCATCTTCATGGTCTCAGGTGTATCTTATTTCTCTTCATTTCATGATGGCTAAACCAAGTACATTAATATAAGTGCTTAAAATGAAAATCCATAAGTTCTGCTTAAGCACAACATAAATTCCTTTTTGTGCAACTGTTGTCTGATGTCTTTAAACTCCTGACTTCAGGGAACTACTGCACCTGTCTTTCAGCTTATTCATCCTTCAATGAGCAAGACTCGCATCCTAAGTCAACTTCCAGCTGTGGATATGGATCAAGATACACAACCCAGCGCAAACAGGAAAGTGAAAACTCCACAGATTTCAAAGCTGGTGAAGTAGACAACTTTGGAGATGAAACATCCACTGACTTTCTGACCATTGGAACTCTGGCATCTGAGTGGGCTATTGGCGAGCCTGTAACACCAAGATTCACCATGTTTTTGGAAAACATAACCGAGGGAAAAACAGAGGTGACAGAAAATGATTTTAAGGTCATCAATGATGAACTGGAGAAGTTCCTTGGGCCTGAAGCTGAAGAACATGGGTCTCATGAATCATCAGGAAGGAACAGTCTGGTTAGCACAATTGCACTTAATGGTGAGCCAACACAAGAAGTGAGTGCTGAAGAATATGGGAAGGCAATTGTTTGTCCACTTCAAGGATATCTGTTTGGGTCTTCGATAGAACTCCCAGAAACAAGATTTCAGgtaaagaaagaaaaggcaaCACTTGCAGAACTGTTCTACGGTACAAAAATTGCAGATGAGAGTACTATGGAAAAATGTGGGAAAGAAGAAATGCAGACCAAACAAACAAGTAAACCTCTCAAACATTTCATCAAGAAGATTCTGAAAATGCTTCATGCTTCTTCAAGGAGTTCTATCTCTTTCACCAAAGAAACTAATCCTGTTTCAACCAAGAAAAAACTCCAAAAGGTGAGTCTTCTGTCTTCAGGGGCTGGATTCTCTAACAACTTTATAAGAATTTTAAAGGAGGAGGACCTCAATAATGTAAAATCCAATGGTGCATCCCTGCCTTCGAAAACACATATTTTGTAGCATTGATATTAGTCAAAAAGTCTACAATAATTAAAGAGTACAAGGAGCAGAAGGTACAAGAATCATGTATGCCAATACCATAATTCTCAAGCCTTAGATTATAAACCATTCACTGAAAAACGAGTCAAACTCTGGCAAGTCAGAACATTTCAGTCCTAGAGTCTAGAAGTCCACAACATGGCCTTTtgtggtaataaaataataaaacataacataattcaGTGGCATATATTTCTGGGACAGTCTTTAACTATAATACTTGAATTTAGGATGAGTCTGTATTACGAGTAtgtgtttaattttcattttaaagttGTTCCTTATATTTGGAATATTATATTTTCGTACCTATGTTCAATTTCTGTGCAAGAATTGGACATCACAGCTTTAGGACTGAAAAGTTCAGATAATATAGACCTAACTCTCTATCAGCAAAGAATACTTGCCAAAATTGTCAATAACATATCAGCTAGGGAGGATTTAGATTTTGCCCTTTTAAACAGAACTCGGTACCTACACTAGCAAGttcagaaaaaaaagagaagtgaAAAACTGAAATTAACCACATGCTAACATGACatatcaacctttttcttttggTAATTTGCAAATTCTATGGATATTCCAATAAATCTAATTATAATCTCACCATTGAAAAACACTTCTGCTTCTTCCCTGAACATCGACATGGTCAACTGATAAGTCCTATGTTACTTGGACTTAGCTGATGTCGGATACAAGTACGTATCCAACTCAAGTATCCTCAATCTTTTCCAAGTTCATTCATACATTTGTAGAATCATAGCTCATACAAATGGCTGAATATGTGATGGATATGGGTATTCAACATGGGACAAAAGAGAAGAGTCAGAGCAACATAAGACAAGTCCAATTCTCCATTTATTTTTATACCTTAGATGGAGCAGATCTAGGATAGTCCttcagattaattattctaaTGAAAGGGGTAAAAGGATTTCTAATCCCCAGCATGAGTTTTACTTTCAGTGTGGCTTGCAGGTCACTAGACTGTTTCACAGAAAAATCCATCCTGAAAGCTCTATAGCTGAAAGAGAATCAAAAGTCCAGCACAAGAATGAGATGAATAATACTCCTTACAATGATGGTGATAGTACTGATGGAGAGCAGATGCACCAAGTTGAAGTCAAGAACTGGTTTTCTCAGGGATCAACGTCCAGGGCAGGAACACAAAATTACAAGTCCTCGGTAATGCCTCAGCCTCAATATGGAGTTACTGGTTGTACTGCTGCAAGTTCAAATGGGGCGCACTGGATTAAAACAGAAGCAGACTGTAAGTATCATGCACCCCTTGACATTGATATAATCTTTTGGTATAAATTTCAGCTATCTAGGGCATTTAAATTAATTCTCCAgcctcccccccccccaaaaaaaacagCCAAAAAAAATCATAGTATATAGTTACCATTGTTTATGTGGTTGATCCCAAAGTACATTCCATAAAaccgaaaagaaaaaataaaatcaaaacaatGACGTCGAAAGGGAAAACAGTCAAATGCATACCATCAGAATGTTGTACTGGACaaatatttttcttgaaaaagtACATAAATATAATTCAAGAAGTATTTGATACACCACCACAATTGATGTTCATAGTTAACCTATGAATAGGCAATATTTTTGGCATAACCAGAAATATATTGCTAACCAATATATTATTGTGATGTTAACACAAAGACAGTAGCAATATAGACTGTATTGAGATTTGCAATAAAGTAGTTGAGTGATTAATTTTTTCTAACATATGTCTTCCCATCTTCTGCTGCTGCCATTGTAGACTTGGTGTTGGAGCTGTAGAGAAGAAAGGACAACAAATGCTTACTAATAGCTTTCATCCTTCACAATAAGAATGTCAATCTTGTGTCTTCACAATATCTACTCCATTGTAATGTGTTTAGTTTTGATGAACTCCATAGCCTATTAGAAGAAATCTATATTATCCTTCTGGGTGTCATAATAAAGTTGTTCACTTGGTTTCTCTAGTCTTCTGAAGAAatgcttatgattatttttaagtCTCATCCAAATTCTTTCTTGAGATAATCTGATCCACATGCAATGTACCCCAAAGAAATCCATCATTGAGCTACAGCAATACCTGAATTTAGTCTGAAAACTTGAAGAAAGAGAGGACTATCAAACCTCAAAGTGAGAAATGTCAATAACCTGAGCAATATTCTAAACTAAATCACTAGCTGCTCTTCCCTCAGAAATCCACCCATTTCCATCCTCCAAGATTGATCAACTAACTCTTCTAGCTCTCTGAAAATAAACCAAAACGCTCCATAAGCTGAAAGTATTAGCACATACAATCGAAAGAGAATTAGAAACAACAAAGTTCGATTTATTGCATCTTGGATATCATCATATAAATCATAAAAGGGTTTAGGTACAACATATATCAACTTGGATTGATTAAGTTGTACAACTCATTATTATAAAAGAGTTGTTAGAAGACGGCATTGGAATTGAATGAAGAGAGAAGGTTCTTACCCAGTTCTCTTTTACCCAATTATGACATACATAAGCTATATATTATAATACTCTAATATAACACTCCAATGGAAAAAAACCTAGAATGGAAATCAAAGACTTACTTGAGATCATGACTGACAACAAGTATGGTTAATTCTTTCTTCAGATGCTTCAAAAGTTTAACAACATCTGCACGCGCCTTCCAATCTGATTTTGCAGAAGTATAAGGAACAATAAGATTTAGAGGGTAAAGAAATCTGAAAGTGAACTATTTATAGACATGTCAAAGCCAAATCAATTAGTACAATTTCTTGGTGCTTTTGAAAGCACTTCATAAGTCATGCTCTATCCAGGAACTCTAGTTTCTAAACTATATCATAAACAGAAGATAACATAAAATGTaagaaaacagaaaagaaaaagcaatgcCATACCAAGACCAGCGAGAGGCTCATCCAATATTAATAAGTCAGGGACTTGTGCCTTCAGCCATCAGACAATGAAAAAGAACAacaagaaaaagaattataaccaAAATAATTAGTGGCCAGAAATCATGTCAAGATATAAATAATCACAAAAGAATTGGCAT includes these proteins:
- the LOC107895707 gene encoding protein LAZY 1, which produces MKFLGWTWHKLQQSNIEPFKDFRIGNYCTCLSAYSSFNEQDSHPKSTSSCGYGSRYTTQRKQESENSTDFKAGEVDNFGDETSTDFLTIGTLASEWAIGEPVTPRFTMFLENITEGKTEVTENDFKVINDELEKFLGPEAEEHGSHESSGRNSLVSTIALNGEPTQEVSAEEYGKAIVCPLQGYLFGSSIELPETRFQVKKEKATLAELFYGTKIADESTMEKCGKEEMQTKQTSKPLKHFIKKILKMLHASSRSSISFTKETNPVSTKKKLQKVTRLFHRKIHPESSIAERESKVQHKNEMNNTPYNDGDSTDGEQMHQVEVKNWFSQGSTSRAGTQNYKSSVMPQPQYGVTGCTAASSNGAHWIKTEADSI